A window of Chitinophagales bacterium contains these coding sequences:
- a CDS encoding arginine decarboxylase: protein MNNTYHDLVQQTFDFPQDGFEVKDGYLEFNGVDIKGLIDKYGTPLKLSYLPKIGMQIKKAKQMFDNAIKKHRYEGKYFYCYCTKSSHFSFVVEEALKHDIHLETSYAYDIEIIKKLYDKKKITKDIHIICNGYKQKGYTRRIAQLLNSGFSNVIPVLDNKDELKEYAKSVRVPFKLGIRVAAEEEPTFPFYTSRLGIRAKDILEFYVDRIEGYESKFQLKMLHIFLNKGIKDDIYYWSELNKIINLYCQLKKICPELDSINIGGGFPIKHSLGFNYDYQFMINEIVRNIKVACKKAKVPMPNIFTEFGSYTVGESMAHIYSVIGEKVQNDRENWYMIDSSFITTLPDTWGIGERFLLLPINKWDSEYQRVVLGGITCDSHDYYDSEEHINEVFLPKVNNGEPLYLGFFHTGAYQDQISGYGGIKHCLIPSPKHIIVGQDKNGKLVDWVYAKEQTAQSMLKILGYV from the coding sequence ATGAACAATACCTACCACGACCTCGTCCAGCAAACATTTGATTTCCCCCAGGATGGTTTTGAAGTAAAAGATGGGTATCTCGAATTCAATGGAGTCGACATCAAAGGTTTGATCGACAAGTACGGAACACCCCTCAAACTGTCCTATCTCCCTAAGATCGGGATGCAGATCAAGAAGGCCAAGCAGATGTTTGACAACGCGATCAAAAAGCACCGGTATGAAGGGAAGTACTTTTATTGCTATTGCACCAAGAGCTCCCATTTCAGTTTTGTGGTGGAGGAAGCCCTCAAACACGATATCCACCTGGAGACCTCTTATGCTTATGATATTGAGATCATCAAAAAGCTGTACGACAAAAAGAAGATCACCAAGGATATCCATATCATTTGCAACGGATATAAGCAAAAAGGGTACACCCGTCGCATTGCCCAATTATTGAATTCCGGTTTTTCCAATGTGATCCCCGTACTGGATAATAAGGATGAATTAAAAGAATATGCCAAGTCGGTCCGGGTTCCTTTCAAATTAGGTATCCGTGTCGCCGCGGAGGAAGAACCCACGTTCCCTTTCTATACCTCCCGGCTGGGGATCAGGGCCAAGGATATCCTTGAATTCTATGTGGACCGGATCGAAGGATATGAAAGCAAGTTCCAGCTTAAAATGCTTCATATCTTCCTGAACAAAGGCATCAAGGATGATATCTATTACTGGAGTGAGTTGAACAAGATCATCAACCTCTATTGCCAGCTTAAGAAGATCTGCCCCGAACTGGATTCAATCAATATCGGTGGTGGATTCCCCATCAAACATTCACTGGGCTTTAATTACGACTACCAATTCATGATCAATGAGATCGTGCGGAATATCAAGGTGGCCTGTAAAAAGGCCAAGGTTCCCATGCCCAATATCTTTACCGAATTTGGTAGCTATACAGTTGGCGAGAGCATGGCGCATATTTACAGCGTGATTGGTGAGAAGGTGCAAAATGACCGCGAGAACTGGTACATGATCGATTCGTCATTTATCACCACCTTACCGGATACCTGGGGCATTGGAGAACGCTTTCTCCTGCTGCCGATCAATAAGTGGGATTCAGAATACCAACGCGTGGTATTGGGTGGGATCACCTGCGACAGCCATGATTATTACGACTCCGAAGAACATATCAACGAAGTATTCCTGCCCAAGGTCAATAATGGAGAACCGCTTTATCTTGGTTTCTTCCATACAGGCGCCTACCAGGACCAGATAAGTGGTTATGGGGGTATCAAACACTGTTTGATCCCTTCCCCCAAACACATCATTGTTGGACAGGATAAGAATGGAAAACTGGTGGACTGGGTCTATGCCAAGGAACAGACTGCCCAGAGCATGCTCAAGATCCTGGGCTACGTTTAG
- a CDS encoding nuclear transport factor 2 family protein: MKRFLLFLTSFLLIQSFSRAQSNPATAEDSVKAVVNQLFKGMKSADPEMIRSTFGDSAILQTIVRGREGVDVKNEKVVDFINSISSIPPGDADERIRFETIRIDGPLAIVWTPYQFYYKGQFSHCGVNSFQLVRIKGVWKIQYLIDTRRKQGCE, translated from the coding sequence ATGAAACGCTTTTTGCTTTTCTTAACATCGTTTTTACTGATACAATCATTCAGCAGGGCCCAATCAAATCCGGCCACGGCCGAGGATTCGGTAAAGGCCGTTGTCAACCAACTTTTCAAAGGCATGAAATCGGCCGATCCGGAAATGATCCGGTCAACTTTTGGTGATAGCGCGATCCTGCAAACCATTGTACGTGGCAGGGAAGGGGTGGATGTAAAAAATGAGAAGGTGGTCGATTTTATCAACTCGATCTCAAGCATTCCTCCTGGGGATGCCGATGAACGCATACGTTTTGAAACCATTCGCATCGATGGGCCTCTCGCCATCGTATGGACGCCCTATCAATTTTATTATAAAGGGCAGTTCAGCCATTGCGGGGTCAATAGCTTTCAACTTGTTCGAATAAAAGGGGTATGGAAGATCCAATACCTGATCGATACAAGGAGGAAGCAGGGCTGCGAGTGA
- a CDS encoding BrxA/BrxB family bacilliredoxin translates to MYPEEIVIPMKEELTENGFSELLTPGEVDAQLGQNGTTLVMINSVCGCSAGTARPGVLMAVINGTKKPDHLTTTFAGFDVDAVKKLREHLLPYPPSSPSIALFKDGKLVHFIERHQIEGRPAQVIASNLMAAFEEHC, encoded by the coding sequence ATGTATCCTGAAGAGATTGTAATACCGATGAAGGAAGAGTTGACTGAAAACGGCTTTTCCGAATTACTGACGCCTGGTGAAGTGGATGCCCAACTGGGCCAGAACGGGACCACCCTGGTGATGATCAATTCCGTGTGTGGATGTTCGGCCGGCACTGCCCGTCCGGGCGTATTGATGGCGGTGATCAATGGTACAAAAAAACCAGACCACCTGACCACGACCTTCGCGGGCTTTGATGTGGATGCGGTAAAGAAATTAAGGGAACACCTGTTGCCTTATCCACCTTCATCTCCTTCCATTGCCCTTTTTAAGGATGGTAAACTGGTTCATTTTATCGAAAGGCACCAGATCGAAGGACGGCCTGCACAGGTGATCGCGAGCAACCTGATGGCGGCATTTGAGGAACATTGCTAA
- the thrS gene encoding threonine--tRNA ligase, whose protein sequence is MINITLPDGSVRQYEQGVSALDVAKSISEGLARKVLAAQINGEVWDATRPISADASLRLLTWDDKEGKSTFWHSSAHLMAEAVEATFPGVKFWVGPATENPQGFYYDMDLGDRKLTEEDLSKLEKKMAELARQNNPYVRKEVPKTEAIGYFTDKADPYKLDLLANLDDGAITFYTQGQFTDLCRGPHIPHTGFIKAIKLTNIAGAYWKGDEKNKQLTRLYGVTFPAQKDLDEHLRLLEEARKRDHRKLGKELGIYTMDDDVGPGLIMWMPNGTVIIEELEKLAKETESEAGYKRVVTPHIAKESMYLTSGHLPYYADSMYPPMEMEGEKYYLKSMNCPHHHKIFAAEPKSYRDLPYRIAEYGTVYRYEQSGELFGLMRVRCLHMNDAHIYCTKEQFFDEFRAVNDMYLKYFKIFGIDKYVMRLSLHSPEKLGVKYVNEPELWKETEALVRDVLIKSNIPYVEVQDEAAFYGPKIDVQIYSVIGREFTLATNQVDFSQGRSFKLEYTTQDNNAETPLIIHRAPLGTHERFIGFLLEHYAGKLPVWLSPLQVRILPISDKFQDYCKTVFQQLKKADIRVEIDDRNEKIGKKIRDTEMMRVPYMLVLGEKEASEGKVSVRKQGQEGKGDLGTMDLASFINMIGEEIRERKGE, encoded by the coding sequence ATGATCAACATAACCCTGCCGGATGGCTCAGTCAGACAGTATGAGCAAGGAGTGAGTGCCCTGGACGTTGCCAAATCCATTTCAGAGGGGTTGGCCCGCAAGGTGTTGGCCGCCCAAATCAACGGAGAGGTATGGGATGCCACCCGCCCTATTTCCGCTGATGCTTCTCTTCGTTTATTGACCTGGGACGATAAGGAAGGCAAATCGACCTTCTGGCATTCCTCGGCCCACCTGATGGCCGAAGCAGTGGAAGCCACCTTCCCCGGAGTGAAGTTTTGGGTTGGACCGGCCACAGAAAACCCTCAGGGATTCTATTATGATATGGACCTGGGTGACCGGAAACTGACTGAGGAAGACCTGAGTAAGCTGGAAAAGAAAATGGCCGAACTCGCCAGACAGAACAACCCTTATGTCCGAAAAGAGGTTCCCAAAACGGAAGCTATCGGATATTTTACCGACAAAGCCGATCCCTATAAACTGGATCTTCTTGCCAACCTGGATGATGGGGCGATCACCTTTTATACACAGGGTCAGTTTACGGATCTATGCCGGGGGCCGCATATTCCGCATACCGGTTTTATCAAAGCGATCAAACTGACCAATATCGCCGGTGCCTATTGGAAAGGCGATGAAAAGAATAAACAATTGACCCGGTTATACGGTGTAACATTCCCGGCGCAGAAAGACCTGGATGAACACCTGCGCCTGCTGGAAGAAGCCCGCAAGCGCGATCACCGCAAATTGGGCAAGGAATTGGGGATCTATACCATGGATGATGATGTGGGCCCCGGACTGATCATGTGGATGCCCAATGGTACGGTCATTATCGAGGAATTGGAAAAATTAGCTAAAGAGACCGAATCAGAAGCCGGATACAAAAGGGTGGTAACCCCGCATATTGCCAAGGAAAGCATGTACCTCACCAGTGGTCACCTGCCTTACTATGCTGATAGCATGTACCCACCCATGGAAATGGAAGGAGAGAAGTATTACCTCAAATCCATGAACTGTCCGCATCACCACAAGATTTTCGCGGCAGAACCCAAAAGTTACCGTGACCTTCCTTATCGCATTGCCGAATACGGAACTGTTTACCGGTATGAACAAAGCGGGGAATTATTTGGACTGATGCGTGTTCGCTGCCTGCACATGAATGACGCCCATATCTATTGTACAAAGGAGCAGTTCTTTGATGAGTTCAGAGCGGTGAATGACATGTACCTCAAATATTTCAAAATATTTGGCATTGATAAATATGTGATGCGGCTATCCCTCCATTCTCCGGAAAAACTGGGGGTCAAGTACGTCAATGAGCCGGAATTGTGGAAGGAAACAGAAGCCCTGGTGCGGGATGTGCTGATCAAGTCCAATATCCCTTATGTGGAAGTTCAGGACGAGGCGGCTTTTTACGGACCAAAGATCGATGTGCAGATTTATAGCGTGATCGGGCGTGAATTCACCCTGGCCACCAACCAGGTTGATTTCTCTCAGGGCCGCAGCTTCAAACTCGAGTATACCACCCAGGATAATAACGCGGAAACCCCCTTGATCATCCACCGGGCACCCCTCGGAACCCACGAAAGGTTCATCGGTTTTCTGCTGGAACACTATGCGGGTAAACTCCCTGTTTGGCTTTCACCGCTCCAGGTCAGGATCCTGCCGATCAGTGACAAATTCCAGGACTATTGCAAAACTGTTTTTCAGCAACTAAAAAAAGCGGATATTCGTGTAGAGATCGACGACCGGAACGAAAAAATCGGCAAAAAGATCCGCGATACAGAAATGATGCGGGTACCTTATATGCTGGTGTTGGGAGAAAAAGAAGCCTCCGAAGGAAAAGTGAGCGTAAGGAAGCAAGGGCAGGAGGGGAAAGGCGATCTTGGTACCATGGACCTGGCCTCTTTCATCAACATGATCGGCGAAGAGATCCGGGAACGCAAAGGAGAATAA
- the rpmI gene encoding 50S ribosomal protein L35 — protein MPKVKTNSSAKKRFKVTGTGKITHQKSFKRHILTKKSTKRKRGMRIDGTVHKSNLDFVKRLLRLK, from the coding sequence ATGCCTAAGGTAAAAACGAATTCCAGTGCCAAAAAGCGCTTTAAAGTGACTGGCACCGGGAAGATCACCCACCAGAAGTCGTTCAAACGACACATTCTCACCAAGAAATCTACTAAACGAAAAAGAGGTATGCGAATCGACGGTACGGTTCACAAGTCGAACCTCGATTTTGTGAAAAGGCTGTTGAGGCTGAAGTAA
- the infC gene encoding translation initiation factor IF-3 yields the protein MAVSKGGFKPAGSGGFNRPKPGGGFNRGRFMPRKEAEHRINHFIRVPEVRLVGDNVEVGVYSIQEAMKIAQDQALDLVEISPTAVPPVCKVIDYNKFLYDKKKKEKEMKAKSKTSEVKEIRFTPNTDEHDFEFKSKHAEKFLKDGNKVKAYVQFKGRAIQFKDRGELLLLKFAERLAEVGALEHMPQMEGRRMHAIFVPKGKKKGDK from the coding sequence ATGGCAGTATCAAAAGGTGGTTTCAAACCGGCTGGATCCGGTGGTTTCAACAGACCTAAACCGGGTGGTGGATTCAACAGAGGCCGATTCATGCCTCGCAAAGAAGCTGAACACCGCATCAATCATTTTATCCGTGTACCGGAAGTTCGCCTGGTCGGCGATAACGTCGAAGTGGGCGTCTACTCCATTCAGGAAGCGATGAAGATCGCTCAGGATCAAGCCCTTGATCTGGTGGAAATTTCCCCCACAGCCGTTCCTCCCGTTTGTAAAGTGATCGACTACAACAAATTCCTTTACGACAAAAAGAAGAAGGAAAAGGAAATGAAGGCAAAAAGCAAGACCTCCGAAGTAAAGGAGATCCGCTTTACGCCCAATACCGACGAACACGATTTCGAGTTCAAGTCCAAACACGCCGAAAAATTCCTCAAAGATGGCAATAAGGTAAAAGCCTATGTCCAGTTTAAAGGACGTGCCATCCAGTTCAAAGACCGGGGAGAGCTCCTTCTCCTCAAGTTTGCCGAAAGGCTCGCCGAGGTTGGCGCTCTGGAGCATATGCCCCAGATGGAAGGCCGCCGGATGCACGCGATCTTTGTGCCAAAAGGGAAGAAGAAAGGCGACAAATAG
- the rplT gene encoding 50S ribosomal protein L20 — MPRSVNSAASKARRKKILKKAKGFYGKRKNVYTVAKNVVEKGMTYSYVGRKLKKRSYRQLWIARINAAVREEGLTYSEFINKLAKNGIELDRKVLADLAMNNPETFKALVAQVK; from the coding sequence ATGCCTCGTTCCGTAAACTCCGCTGCTTCCAAAGCACGTAGAAAAAAGATTCTCAAGAAAGCCAAAGGCTTTTATGGTAAAAGGAAGAATGTCTATACCGTAGCCAAAAACGTAGTAGAAAAAGGGATGACCTATAGCTATGTAGGTCGTAAACTTAAGAAAAGGTCTTACCGCCAACTCTGGATCGCCCGTATCAATGCGGCCGTTCGTGAGGAAGGACTGACCTATTCTGAATTTATCAACAAGCTGGCCAAAAATGGCATCGAGCTCGACCGCAAGGTGCTGGCTGATCTGGCCATGAACAATCCCGAGACCTTCAAGGCGCTCGTGGCTCAGGTAAAATAA
- a CDS encoding Hsp20/alpha crystallin family protein, with amino-acid sequence MTHVRFNNRPSLIDSIFQDLPVFFNETTSRITVPVNIRETADAYQLEVVAPGFEKADFKVNLEGNLLTISVEKTQENREEKLLRREYTFRNFKRSFTIDEQIDATSIQASYVNGILALNLPKKKEVKETSKAIVIN; translated from the coding sequence ATGACACACGTAAGATTTAATAACAGACCCAGCCTCATTGACAGCATTTTTCAGGACCTGCCGGTATTTTTCAATGAAACAACCAGCCGGATAACGGTTCCTGTGAATATTCGGGAAACAGCAGATGCCTACCAATTGGAAGTGGTGGCTCCTGGTTTTGAAAAAGCGGACTTCAAAGTCAACCTGGAGGGAAACCTCCTGACCATTTCGGTGGAAAAAACCCAGGAAAACAGGGAGGAAAAACTGTTGCGCCGGGAATATACCTTCCGGAATTTTAAGCGTTCTTTCACAATTGATGAGCAGATCGACGCAACCAGTATCCAGGCTTCCTACGTCAATGGTATACTGGCATTAAACCTTCCGAAGAAAAAAGAAGTCAAAGAAACAAGCAAAGCGATTGTTATCAACTAA